The Brassica napus cultivar Da-Ae chromosome C7, Da-Ae, whole genome shotgun sequence genomic interval tttaaagttcaattcatttatttcttggtttaaatttctaaatttggcttttttctattcagtcggttccaaagaagaagggacgtttggtcggtttgggtcgtcgcacccggtcggttcctccttcttctgcaccaccgccctttgttgatccagaagtacttacggctcagttgaaggacaaagatgatcgtatatctttgttggagacccagatggcggctcaacaggcgggctatgaggcacagaggaggctgaaccagcaaatgatggagatgatgcagaggatgtacccgaacgaggtgttcccggacgtgccagacccgtagttttttttttccccaatctcggaatgttttatttttatttgtgaaactttgaatattaattaatatgatttcaattttacttttaatttcatattttcgaatttaaatttcagaaattttatttttcaaaaaaattaatattttttacattatgaggaaattaattatatttttcactagatcgatcgatgcgtttttgaacaaaaacgcatcgatcgatccgtttttttttaaatatagcgagggacatttccctcggaatttttcgagggacaactccctcggaaaattccgaggaacggatccctcggaatataccgagggaacagttcctcggaataaaccgaggaaaaagtccgtcggtatactcctatcgatcgatgtatatttgtccaaacacgcatcgatcgatgaacttccgaggaattatcccgacgaagttctccctcggtatattccgaggacttttccgacaaacaagggatcctcggaatttcctcagaaatttatttcctcggaattccgtcggaaaattccgagggatttccgaggaaaaaagaaattccgagaaattatttccgacgacgtgtttcgtcggaatttcgtcggaataacgatattccgacgaaattccgacaattttttccctcagaatccttgatgttttcttgtagtgcaaggCTCTTGCACGACCACGGTTCACAGAAATCATGTCCAAGATTGGAGTCACTTAATTCCTTCCATCTTAAGGATAAAGATTTATTagtcattagtttttttttgtgcgaAATATTAGTCATTAGTTAACTTGTGTAAACTTGATATATGTAATTCTAAACATCTAATGTAGTCACTGAGCTTCATACTCTATAGGTATATTATGTAATTCATGTAACTATCAAGAATTGTTAATATGTAACGTATCAATTCCTTATAATTTCTTCATGAGCACTATTATTCATAATAGTTACAAAAATTACGATTGTTTACAAGAACACTAGCTATAAAATTAGCTAGATTAATCAGCAATTTTTGttgttgatcaataaattttacatttctaCGTAGAAATTTATAACTATAGAAAGAATCAAGAATTACTATAATTAAATCCACACACTAGTAAAATTAAAGCTATGCaaaccttattattatttgacTTGCCTCccattttcaaaaagaaaaaataacatatttctttttaaattcatcagtaaatgtatattatatatatttatatatttgtaagaAATAATATTGACctgtatatatattcttttagttTTGAGTAACGACTTGTATATATGCTTCTAGCATTTTGTTTTGCGGTAGAtttttcatttctctttctaCTACtagtatttttgttattttctgccaaaaatcaaaattgataatataattttatattttcaccCAAAAAGTTAGGCATTTAGCTACTTTATTTCCTAATGATGGGAAACCATAGAAATTGTGCACCCTGTGGTTCGTGGATGATGAGCACCCAGTTAACACTATTTGGATAGCAATAATGGTAGGAAAATTTATGCGCCTATGACGCTATATCTAAGTTtagtttatgaattttatttagtttatgaaTATACCATCTCAATTTGTAATATCATTCCATAATGGGCAATACCAATTTATAATAATCTATAAACTATTAAcctttaaattaatttagtactACCATTTAGTGAATTTGCTGCTGCAGTGATGCAGACAGATATTTTCATATCCTCTGGATATCTTTATTATCTGGATTATTATTTATTCTGGTTTTTATCGTAAttagttataattgttttaaggatatttaaaagttttaaggttatttagtttttatataaataggCGTCTTATtcctaaaattatttttagtttttgatcaattaataaaattaagagatttttctttatttattgtttttggtaGATCTAAAGAGATCTCAACGAATTTAACAAGGCTTAGTTTATTCGGAAATTCTTAGACTAAATGAATATCTTTGTGTTATCGTAGTTTCCGCTACATCATTCAGCCACTTATGAAATTAATCATTTagttatatatcaaatattttcagGTTTTAGGTCGctttagaagaaaataaatcCTTTTGAGTACAAAGAGCATATTAAAATGCAGAATTATGCATATACGTTATATGTTTAacaataggaaaaaaaaaagactttccACCACAGGATTGAACTCATTTTTGGCCACGAAATAAATGGTTAGCTTTCATATGCAAGTGCTTTGAGATCCACGCAAAATTATGtttaggtgatgattgtttaaatggtttttagattttggtttttggtttttggtttttagtttctagttttttatttttggtttttgattttacaatatattttagattttcgaAAAACACGATtggttatttaaattttaacttttggttttttattttagtttttgaattattttagatttttgctATTCTAAAATTGCAtgaatgatttatttatttttaaatctataaactatttaaaaaaaagtgacttacaatttatttgaaaattttaaaattactaaaataatacaccatattttcaataaaataatcCTGATATATTATTAACAATGTACgtaaatttacaataaaataaatgttaaaaataaagttaattttattgatagattttataaaattgttcttaatataaacataaattaattttattgacaAGTCTAGTTATatgtaaattaattttcaatgtTCTTCTTTATTATTGAACACAGAAAAATAATTGAtgaattatatgtaaatatttttctattatatttttaataaatagacAGATTTAAAATGTAGTACACAcggtgaatatatatatatatgtaaaagaaGAGCGGTCATTGATAAATATAAGACAAATTTCTATTATATAAGAATCTCTAAGAagataatacaaaataaaaaaaaaactgacgtGAAAAATTGCTAGAAATCTAAGAAAAtgcagttttgttttttttagatataattaagctttttaaacaaaataaatatcaaacacTAATGTCTAAAATTTCCGCATAGATCTATACTTTAAAAAACGAGCGGCTAGGGCTTCCGTAGGGCGATAACAATGGCGATCTCTTGATCgatatttttctttgaaaattcGATCTTCTCCTAGGCTAGACGTTCATTGACGTTTAGTTTAGCCAGGACTATTTCATTCTTAAAGGATCTCTGAGGGTATCACGCTTTCTTCACCGGTACGCAACGCTTCCCCGACCGATTGGTTTGGTGATCACGGTCAGATCTTGTTTCCACACTCGGTCCAGGACATTATATCGTTCAGATCTCAGGCAGCAGAGGTTTGAGAGATAAGGGAGGAGACATATTCTCAGCTGGCCTATATCAGAACATGTGTTCTGTATATAAGATAGAGAAACAGAGTCTCTGTATAGGGTATAACCCCGTTTGCCCGAATATCTTTGTATGGGGTCCTTGTCTCGAGTCAAATCTGCTCATATGGCAGATCTAAAAGGCAAAGGAATTCTGTAcgaggatgatgatgaacctATTAGGCTCACTGATCAGGATGGCTCGCAAGTTATAAAGGAGTTCCGGATGTCTCTGATTGGTAAGGTTCTTAATGCTAAGAAGCAAAATGTTGAGAAACTCTTGCAGACAATGCCATCTCAGTGGGGAATGGCTGATCGTATCACAGCGAATGATCTGAGAAATGGAAAATTCTTATTCAATTTTTCATGTGAAGAGGATCTTAAGTCCGTTCTTCGTAAAGGACCATTTCATTACAACTACTGTATGTTTGTTTTGGTGAGGTGGGAACCAATTGTGCACGATGACTACCCATGGATCATTTCTTTTTGGGTACGGGTAATTGGAATCCCGCTTCACTTATGGAATGTCAACAACTTGAGGAGCATTGGAGGCAGACTTGGCTACGTTGATACTCTGGAACTCGAGGAGGGGCGCATGCTTATAGACATTGATTCTCGACGTCCTTTAAAGTTCAAAAGGAAGGGTGAGTATGAAGGTGAGGAGGTGACCATTGAGTTTAAGTATGATATGCTCTTCAAGCATTGTACTACATGCAGCCTGATGTCTCCTGAAAAAGGGTATTGTCCTACCATCAACACTAATCGTCCTCAATCTCTTATGGACCGGGGGGGGAGTCTTTGCGCGAGTGCAGCTACCTGGTGAGCAGTATGGTCGTCAGCCTTTGCTGAGTGATCAACACAAACGTGAAGTGGAGTCTTCCCATCAATCTAGACAAAAGGATGATCGAACTAAAGAGGTAACATCTCGATGGTCTGAAGCAAGGCGCAACCATGACTACAAAGTCAGGCATTATGATGAGAATACATACCAGGGCGGTCACAGTGGAGCCACTGATCGATATATGTCACATACGAATAGAATCATTCGGTGACGTCATGAGGTCCCCAAAGGGTCTCGGTATGGAGGTTCTCGCTATGGTGGAAAACCATATGATCGTCATGTTGATCAAACCTGGTGTGAAAAGAAAGTGGTGAAGGATAGCGTGATGGAGAAGAGGGTAGATGATCCTCTACGTTGTAGCTCACAATCTCATGATGTTGTTCCTTATGAACATACATCCGATAAGAACTTAACACCATCTCGCGAGGAGCTTACACAATGGACTGTGGAGCAAGCGAGTGGAGGAAATCAGGGTGTTAAAAGATTGGCCAGTGCTATAGTGACTCCATCACATGATCCGCTTCGCATGGTTGATAACGTTACGATTCGAGACAGAAGTGTAGTTTTTTCTCTAACGTTTTCTCCAAATGTTCCAGCAGTTGAGGCTGAGAATGATCAAATGATTGGAGCTCTAAACGACATGGAACTATTGGACACAGGTGACGGAGGGATGATGGATTGTGATGGCCAAGACGATGATCTTTTGTATGATGATCTAATGGATATTGAAGAACAGGCGCGATCTTCTTCACTGGCTGACGTATCAACGGCACACAAGGCTCACAAAGGGATAAAAGGAGCCCGTAGTGGTGCCAAATTGATTGCTCCTTTGGGCATTCAAAGTAAAAAGAATGAGTTCCATCGTCGGGGATCTCCACGTATGCGATCAATCAAGCAATCCGGACGCACAAGATCGACTGAAACTGGAAAGTCAAGACTTCATGCCTCTAAGATAACTAGAGGAAGTTCGTCCACTAGTGATGGTTTGATGGGTTCCAAATACCCATCGAAACATCATCTATGAAGACaatcagttggaactgtcgagggattgggaacgacctcacagttcgacgccttacagagatgtgtcagaagcatcgcccAGGACTTGTGTTCCTTTCTGAGACGAAGAACAGGAGGCTGCTGTTACAAAACATTCAGGCCAACttaggatttgatcatttgtttactgTTGAGCCACTTGGACTCAGTGgaggtttagctttattttttatggatgaatttcaagttaatgttttattttcgaataatcgtatgattgacattgaggcagtcatAGATGGAATAAAAGTCTATGTGACGTTTGTTTATAAAGACCCTGTACTAGAAAGAAGAGATcaagtttgggaacgtcttatgcgtttctcaacaacaagaaatggaccgtggttcATGATAGgggattttaatgaaataactGATCATAGCGAGAAGGAAGGAGGTAGGAGGCGATCTGATAGTTCTTTCCTGCCTTTCAAGCAGATGTTGAGTGATTGTGGAATGCTTGAGTTCCCATTTACTGGGAATATGCTCTCTTGGGTTGGGAAAAGTTCAGGAGGGACAACAGTTAGCTGTAGACTGGACAGAGCGGTGGGGAATGAGGATTGGCATGAAAAATTTCCTCATACTGCTGCCAAGTATCTTAGGCTTTGGGGATCGGATCATCGTCCGGTCCTAACGGGTATTCTCACGAAACCAGCAAGGAGGAAAAAGAAATTTAAGTTTGATAAACGCTGGTTGGATAATGAGGAACTGAGACAAGTAATTCTGGAAGGATGGAAGTCTGACAATCTGCCACCGGATGCGAATATAATGGATCATATTGCTAGCTGTCGTAAAGCTTTAGGTCAATGGAGAAGACAAAACAATGTGAATTCAGAGAAGCTAGTGGAGGACCTTAAGGAAAAGGTGGAGGGTCTATACTCGAATGATGATGCTACGTCTGAGGAGATAGCAGCTGCCCTAAAAGAACTGTCTACTGctcttaaggcagaggagatgtTTTGGAGGCAGAAGAGTAGGGTTCTATGGCTGAGGGAAGGTGATCGAAACTCAAAATACTTCCATGCTTTGGTGAAGCAAAGAAGAGCAAGAAATAGGATCACACAACTCCTAGATGAGAATGGAAATGTGGTGGAGGATGAGGAAGGattagtagccattgctactagctattttagacaAATATTTGAGTCTACTAATCCGGAAGATATAGTTGATGCGTTGGTGGAAGTCTCGACATCGATTACTAGGGAAATAAATGAGGATCTTACAAGACCAGTCACTGAATGGGAGGTAAAATTAGCGCTTTTTGCGATGCACCCAGAGAAAGCACCAGGGCCAGATGGCATGACAGCCCTTTTCTACCAGAAGTTTTGGGATATTGTCAAAGAGGATTTGACTCGGATGGTTAACCAATTTCTTTTCGAAGGGACAATGGCGCAGGGATTAAATGACACCAATATCTGCCTGATCCCGAAGATGAATAAGCCGAATGAGATGTCAAAGTTTAGGCCCATCAGTCTATGCAATGTCAGCTATAAGATTAtatctaaggtcttatgccaaaGATTAAAGAAGGTCCTACCACAACGGATATCTGAGacccagtcagcctttgttgctggaAGACAGATAACAGATAATATCATGATAGCTCAGGAGATGTTTCATGCGCTGCGGACAAAACCTGGGGGACGTGTTAAGAGAATGGCCATAAAAACtgatatgagtaaagcatatgataggatggaaTGGTCATTCATTGAGGCTGTTATGAGGAAGATGGGATTCCCGGATATATGGATTGGTTGGATTATGAGATGTATTACCTCGGTCAAGTACAAAGTTCTTATGAATGGAGAGCCGAGGGGAAATATTGTCCCAGGTGGAggtttacgtcaaggagatcctttgtctcctttcatatttattctatgcacggaaacgctcgttagccttcttaatcatgcagagaaccaaGGGAAGATAATGGGGATGCGGGTCGCACGTGCCAGCCCCTCGGTAtcacaccttctctttgctgatgataacttttttttttgtaaggcggagccccgtgaatgtgaagaagttatgaaagtagtcaggaaatatgGCCAAGCATCAGGACAATGCATCAACTTTGAAAAATCCTCATTGCTCTTTGGTAAGCGGATTCCAGCAAATGACCGACAGGTGATCAAAGATACACTTGGTATACAAAATGAAGGGGGAATGGGTAATTATCTCGGAATCCCTGAAGATATTAGTGGATCAAAGTGCAGGCTATTCGCGTTCTTAAAGGAGAAACTACTGCACAGAGTAAATGGTTGGACTGGTAGATGGCTATCAAAAGGGGGAAAGGAAGTTTTAATCAAATCTATCTTGCTAGCTCTCCCGACATACGTCATGTCCAGGTTCCTGCTTCCTCTGGAGATATGAGAGAACCTTGCaagtgccattgcacaattttggtggagctcTAATCCACCAAAAAGAGGTATCCATTGGGCTAAATGGGAGAAGATGGTGCGCCCAGAGAGGAGGGAGGAGTAGGTTTCCGGATGATACACGAATTCAACCTAGCTCTTCTAGCAAAGCAGCTTTGGCGTCTAGTTCAGTTCCCAGATTCATTGGTGGCAAGAGTTCTCCGGGGAAAATACAATCGTCTGAGCTCACCATTGCGTATTGGGGCTGTGTGGACGAGTATTATTGCGGCAAGAAAGCTATTACTTTTAGGTATCAGGAGCAAAATGCACGCAGGCTATGAAATTAATATGTGGCAGGATCCTTGGATCCCATCTACTCCGGCAAGACCGGCCCGATCTAGAGCCCCAGTAGTACATCCAAAGATGACTGTCAGTAGTCTTATTGACTTTGAAACGAAGGAGTGGGACACTCGATTGCTAGAATAATATGTTGATCAAGAGGATATACAGATGATTCAGAGTCTGGCCATAAGTCATACTCATCGACGGGATACTTTTTGTTGGAGCTACACCAAAAATGGGCAATATACAGTCAAATCAGGGTATTGGGTAGCTACAAATATACTGAAAGATGTCGAGGAAAAAGAAGTAATGGAGCCTAGTATAACCAAACTTCAAGCATTTGCTTGGAAAGTGAATGCACCACAGAAGatttgtcatcttatatggcaacttATTTCAGGACAGGTAGCGGTCACAAGAAATCTAGTCCGTCGTAATATGCGATGTGATAACTATTGTCCAAGATGTGGAGAGCCAGAAGAAACTGTTACTCATGCGATCTTTGAATGTCCGCCAGCAGTACAAGCATGGGAATTATCAACAACACCGTCAAGCTCTCAAACGTTCCCTACTTCGAGTATCTATACCAATGTGGATTATctattttggcggaaaaacagtATTATGCAGCCAGCCGATGACAGAGACCCTTATCCTTGGATAatctggtacatttggaagaCTAGGAATGATAAGCTCTTCAGAGGTATAGATAGAGATCCATTGGAATTGGTTAGATATGCAGAGGGTTAGTGTCAGGCTTGGTACAATGCAAAGGATGCAATACATGTATCTCCACATGCACAAAGTGTTGAAGAAGCTCAAGCCTTAAGCTTGGAGAATATATGTATGGTGGATGAATCATGGACTTCCACTGATCATTTCAGTGGAATTGGATGGATGTGGAAGGATAGCATGGGGAAGATTCAGCTTATGGGGACAAGGAACTTAAGGAGGCGAGAGACAGCTCTACACTCTGAA includes:
- the LOC106417347 gene encoding uncharacterized protein LOC106417347, producing MADLKGKGILYEDDDEPIRLTDQDGSQVIKEFRMSLIGKVLNAKKQNVEKLLQTMPSQWGMADRITANDLRNGKFLFNFSCEEDLKSVLRKGPFHYNYCMFVLVRWEPIVHDDYPWIISFWVRVIGIPLHLWNVNNLRSIGGRLGYVDTLELEEGRMLIDIDSRRPLKFKRKGEYEGEEVTIEFKYDMLFKHCTTCSLMSPEKGYCPTINTNRPQSLMDRGGSLCASAATW